The DNA region TTCTACTATTCTTGAAACCAACATTCCAGCAACATTATCACCAACAGAATTAACCATAGTAGCAGGCGGATCAACCAATATACCAATAGTAGCTATTAATGGGAAAGCCTCAGGCGGAAAACCATATATAGAAACAATAAGCATCTCACTTATAAGTCCTCCGCCAGGTATAGCACCATTAGCCATTCCAGCAAGTACAACAAATATTATAGAACCAATCCAAACATCAATTCCAGTAAAGTTCATTCCAAATACACCATAAAGAAAAGCTATTTTTAATATTCCGCTTAAACAAGTACCGTCCATATGGGCAGTTGCACCTATAGGTAAAACTATATTTCTAACATCTTCGCTAACGCCAATTTTTTCAGATGCTTCCAAGTTGATAGGAAGGGTAGCTATAGAACTCTGAGTTGATAAAGAAGTTATCATAGGAGTAATTAAATGCTTCATTGATTTTACACCATATTTTCCAGCAGCAATATAACCATAAATAGGGAAGAAAATAAAGAAATATAAGAAAGCAGCAGGATAATAAACAGCACAAGCTCTCGCATAAGTACCTATTAACTCTGGTCCAAACTTACCAACCAAATTTGCAAAATAAGCACCTAAACCAATAGGCGCATAATACATTATAATGCTAACTAATTTCATTAAAGCAAGTGTGGCCGCTTCAATAACAGGGATTAAAGGCTTAGCTTTCTCTCCTACTAATTTTATGGAAAAACCAAAGAATAAAGAAAATACTATAAGTGGTAGCATATTGCTTATAGAAAGTAAGTCTTTAAAATCTGTAACTGTAACCATTTTTACTAATTGTTCTGAAACTTTAGGCGGATTAGGCTCTTCGACTTGAGTGATTGGCATAGTAAAACCTTCAGCCGGATTAAATACTCTAACAGTAATTATCATTATAGTTGCTGCAATAAGTCCTGTAATGATAAATACTATAAACATTGAAGCTACTATTTTACCTAATCTTTTCATATTATCCATTTGAATAATAGAGTTTGTAATAGATAAAAATATCAAAGGCACAACTACAGTAAATAGTATATTAATAAATATATCCCCAAACGGCTTTAAAACTGTGGCCTTCTCTTTGAGAATTATTCCCAATATACTTCCTATAACTACGCCTGAAACTAATAGTATTGGAAACTTATAATTTTTCCAAAAAGAACTTTTCATAAAAATCTCCTTTTTTTAAAATTATTTATAGTTTTTGTTTTTTAATTGTGAAGTTACTTTATTTACAAACTCCTCTATATATTTGAAATCTGTTGCAATATTAACTCTTATAAAGCCCTTACAATTATCAGAGAACCATTCTCCAAAGTCTATAGCTATTTTGCAATCATCTTGTATAAACTCTTTTACTCTGTCTGGATTAACTACATTTCTTAAATCTATAAAAGGCAAATAAGTTCCTTCTAAAGGGCTTGTTATTATTTCAGGTACTTTTGTTTTTAATTCATCTCTTATATATTCATAATTGCGTTTTAAAGTTTTTAAAAGTCCGTCAAGCCAATCTGAACCATATTTATATGCTGCTTCTGTAGCAACCATTCCTAATAAACTTAATTCTGTTCTATTAACAGTGTTCACATATTTATTATATTTTTCTCTCATCTTTTCATCTGGTATTATAATATGAGAGTTTAAAAGACATGCTAAGTTAAATGTTTTTGAAGCTGAAGATAAAACTATTAATCTATCTAAGTATTTATCTTTATTTTTAATAGAAAGTGCAGAAATAAATGGCCTTACACCTAAATTTATGTCTTGGTGAATCTCATCAGATATAATATACACATTGTGTTTTTTACATATATCAAAAGTTTTATCTATTTCTTCATCAGTCCACACTCTTCCAGCAGGGTTATGAGGATTACAGAATATCATAAGTTTTACATTGTTTTTTACTATATCACTTTCTAACTTTTCAAAATCAATAGAAAATACGCCATTATCGTTTTTTAATTCACATTTTATTAAATTTCTTTCATTGTCTTTAACAGCATTGTGAAACGGATAATAAACCGGAGTGAGTATTACAACACTATCTCCCTTATTAGTAAAAGCATTAACTAACCAGTATAATGCAGTTACTACGCCTGTTGAAAAGTTTATCCATTCTTCTTCTAAATCTATATTATATTTGCTTTTTTGCCAATTAAAAAATGCTTCAAAATAGCTATCCCATAAAACTGTGTATCCAAATACTCCATGAGAAATTCTTTTTTTTAAAGCTTCTATAACCTCATCCGGAGCCCTGAATTCCATGTCTGCTACCCACATTGGAATTAAACCGTCTACTTTAAATCTTCTATCTTTTTTGGTTTCCCATTTCTGGGAATTTGTACCTTCTCTGTTTACTAAATATTTACTATTAAATTCTTCTATAGTCATAAAAAATCCTTAAAACTAATTATTATACAATAAAGTATATGCAATTATTCTATTATATCAACAATGAAAATATGTGTTACAGCAATTAATGATTATTAAAATCAATTTTATCTAATAAAAAATGCTTAATAATATATATTATTAAGCATTTATAAAATTAATATTTAATATAGTAATTAATTATCTTTTATCCAATTTTTACCTTTAAAAATTCTTGCTAGCAACATACCAGCCCCCACATCATTTGTGGCATTTATCGTAGTAGCAGGGGCATCAGTGATTGTACCAATTAAAACCATAATAGGTATAGATTCTGGTGGAAAATTAAAAGCAGATATTATAAAAATCTCTCCAACATATCCTCCTGCAGGTATGGCCCCCATTACAGATGATGCTAAAACTGATACTAATATGGCTGTTATTATGTTTTGAGGTTCTAATATGTTTATATTAAACATACTGCACATAAATGTAATTTTTAATATGGTTATTAGAGTAGCACCAGATTTATGCAAATTACATCCCATAGGTATAGTTAAATCGTTAATATCATCAGGTATTCCAATATTTTTTCCTGCTATTAAATTTGTTGGTATTGTAGCGGCAGAAGAACATGTTCCTAAGGAAACTAAAGAAGGCGGTATTATATATTTCCAAAATAATTTTATTCCCTTTATTCCAGCAGCAAGATAAGCAAATACTGTATTAGATACAAAATAAAATACTATAGCCGCTATAAAATATATTATTAAAGCTCTGGATAATGGTCCTGAAAGTGCTGCTCCGTTTTGTCCTACTAATGTTGCAAAGAAAGCTCCAAGACCAATAGGGGCTATATACATTACATACGAAACTACTTTTGATATTATTGAAGTTAAAGAACCAAAAAATTTTACTACAGGTTTTCCAACTTCTCCTACCTTAACCGTAGCGATTCCTATTAGCATTGCAAATACTATTAAAGCCATTAAATTTTGTCTAGACCATAAAAGCGGAAAATCATTAACCGTAAACATTGCCAATATATTTGAATTACTAGTCATGTTAGTTATAGTTTCATTCATAGCAATATTAGCTCCCTCTGCAGGATTAAATATTATAGTTATTATAAGCATATATATAGCCGCTATAATTTCAGCTAATAAAAATATCACTATCATTATGCCTAATACTTTTCCGAGCTTATTTGTATTTTCCATATTTGATATAGAATATACAAGAGAAACAAATATCATAGGTACAACACAGCAGTAAAGCAAATTCAAAAATATATCAGCAATAGGTTGAAGTATAGCAGCCTTTTCACCAAATATTGCCCCAATTATAGAGCCTGCTAACATTCCTAAAATTAAAATAAACGAAAATTTATAATTTCTTAATATATTCATATAAACCCCTAATATCTATTAAAAACTATATATTATTATATAAACTTATAAATTAAAAAAGCCCATCTATTTATATAATAGAGGGCTTTTTGATATATACTATAAAATATATTATTATTGCTGAGTAGTTTCAGTAGTTTGATTATTTTGTTGAGTATTATTATTAGCAGCAGGTTTAATATTTTTAATAGCATCTATAGCAGCTTGTCTAATAGCTAAGAAGTACTGATCATCTTGAGAAAGGTCTATTAAATCACCTAAAGCCATAGGGCTTCCTATTTTACCTAAAGCAACAGCTACTTCATAAACTATGCCCTGAGTTCTTCCTAATCTTAATTGGAAAAGTAAAGCAGGAACAGCTTTTTCACTTCCTATATCACCTAAAGCTTGTACAGCAGCTATGATATTAAAAGTTTCTTGTTCAGCAAAAAGCATTTGAGATATGTAATCTACACTAGTTTCAGATTTAGCAATTTTTGCAGCTTGTAATGCCTGATATCTTACAGTAGAATCAGCATTAGAGCTAGTAGAAGTTCCTAAACCATAACCAACATATCTATTGATTGTTCTTATAGCTGAATCACTAGTAACGCCTTTTTTACTTAAAGCTTCAAAACATAATGCTTTAACTGATGGTGAACCAGTTTCTATAGCATTAATTAAAAGCTCTTCATCTTGATTAACTAAAGCATCTACGAAATTTTGATCTAATTGTTCTCTTGGTTTTTCACCTGTTGTGTTATTAGAATCTTGAGCAGTAGTGTCAGTTGTTGTTTGTGCAGTTTCTTGTGCAAATATAGTTGTTACAGAAAATACAAGAACCAATGTTGAAATGAATATTTTTTTGAGCATTATAACCCCCCTTTTTTATGTTTACTTCAATCATATATTTATTGTAAAATAATTGCAAGTAATTTATTTTAGTATAGAATATTTTTTTAATGTTATAGATGTAAAATTAATATTGTAGATGCATATTTTGCTTTATAACAACTTTTAAATATATATTACTTTAGTTTATGTTATGAAAAAACTTTTATTTATAGCAATATTATCTATTATAGTTATTTTCTCTCAGGAAGAATGTAAAGGGCCAGATGGAGATTCTAAGCCTACACCATTTAGACATGACAAGAGTTTTATAAAATACAGCTACAATATCGGAGTAGAAGATTTTCTTTTTTGTTCAGCAATATTTTTTTCTATACTGATTCCATATTTCGTTATCATAAATAAAAAATAATTTAAATTATATAATTATATAAAATATATTTTGTTGCACATATTTATAATAATACATTAATTTTGTATAACATATATACCGATAATATAAAAGTATGAAAAATATAGATTAATAATGTTTAGTAATATTTGGAGTATTTATGTATAAAAAAATATTATTATTACTAACTCTAATATTATTTAGTTTTGTTGTTTCTTGCAATGACAAAGATAATAAAGAAGATAATATAAACAATAGATTGCAAGACGATGAATATATAACTAAAATAGTAGAAAGCAATTCAAAATAAGTTTTTTATATAAACTTTGTATATAAAAAGCCCGCCTACCAATAGTAAACGAGCCTTAAAATCTTATTATCTATCATCTAATGTAATTAACACTTCTCTTGGTTTAGAGCCATTTTCAGGCCCCACAATACCTTGACGTTCCATAATCTCTACTATTCTTGCAGCACGGTTATAGCCTATTTTTAATCTGCGTTGTAGAAATGATGCGCTCGCCTTACCTGTTCTTGCTACAAGTTCAACAGCATCTTCCCAAAGCTCTTCGTCTAATATATCCTCTTCATCAGTGTTTTTGTCATCATCGCTTCCCTCTAATGCCGCAATCAAGCTCTCATCAAACATAGGAGACATCTCCCCAGATAAATAGTCAACTACCTTCTTAACTTCATTGTCAGAAACAAAAGCACCCTGAACCCTCTCAGGCATCTGACTTCCAGAAGCACAGAATAAAGCATCTCCCTTACCGAGTAATTGCTCAGCACCAGACATATCTATTATAATACGTGAGTTTGTTTTGTTAGGCACTTGGAATGCAATTCTTGTAGGCAAATTAGCCTTTATAACTCCAGTAACAACATCAGCCGAAGGTCTTTGTGTAGCAATTATTAAATGTATGCCAACAGCTCTACTCATACCAGCCAAACGTGATATTAAATCCTCAACCTCTTTTGAAGCAACAACCATCAAATTGTGAAGCTCATCTATCACCAAAACTATATATGGAAATAACTCCAAAGGCTCTCCATTAAACTCTGTCTCTCCCTCTTTAAGAAGCTGTTTTACTTTTTCATTGTAAGTTTTAACATTTCTAACGAAGAATCTCTCCATTCTTTCGTATCTTTTCTCCATTATGTCTACAATATATCTCAATACTATAGTAGCCTTCTTCTCATCAGAAACAACAGGAGACATTAAATGCGGTATGCCGTTATATATAGAAAGCTCAACTCTCTTTTTATCTACAAATATAAATTTTAATTCATCAGGTCTAAACTTGTATAAAAGCGAAAGTATTATTGTAGATAAACAAACACTTTTACCAGAACCAGTAGTACCAGCAACAAGCAAGTGAGGAGCTTCAGACATATCTGATACAACATTGTTTCCATATATGCCTTTTCCTAATACAAACGGTATATCAAGCTTTGATTGTCTAAAATCGCTGCTTTCTAATACATCTCTTAAAAACACAGCATTTCTCACCTTGTTTGGTATCTCTATACCTATAACAGAGCGACCTGGAATTGGTGCTATTATTCTCACACTCTCTGAAGCAAGCGCTAAAGCAATATTGTCTGTTAAGTTTGATATTTTTGAAACTCTAGTACCTGCCGCTAATTCAAGTTCATATCTTGTAATAACAGGTCCTCTTGATACTCCTGTAACTTTAGCTTCTATATTAAAATCAAGCAATGTGTTTTCTAATTGTATTGCTGTTTGTTTTATAGATTCAAGCATTGCATTATCATTTACAGGAATTGACCTATTAAGTAAATCGAATGGCGGAGCTTTATAATGCTTATCTACATACTTACTGTCAAAGTTTGATTGTATTAAGTCAAAATCATTTTTGTGATTTTTATATAATATTGGTTTTTGAGGCTCTTTTAATGTGTTTACTTTTTTTTCTGATTCTATATTTATAAAACCGCTATTAGTTTCATTATCATTTTTTATGTCTTCTATAGAGTTTAATTTTTCAGCATATTTCTGAAGTTCTTTTTCAACATCATATTCTTCTTCATTATTATTGCTTGTATTATCATAATATTTAGAATCATTTGAAAAATTATGCTGCTCTCTTAAATTATCTTTTATTTTTACGTCTTCTATATCATTATAAGACTTATCAACATTGTAAAGCTCTTCTTCGTCCAAATCAAAACAATTTAATATACTATCATCATCAATAATATTATTGTTATTGTAGTTCGGTATATGGTCTTCTCTTCTATAAGCTCTCTTTGAAGCATAGCCCATAGGAAACTCAAAGTGGCTGCTTTTATTAGTTGTTTGTTCTGAGTAATTTAATTGTTCATTGTTGTTAGTGCCTCTTTTTATTTTGCCATGCTCTCTGTCATACATTTCTTTTAATTGCTTATTTTCATTAGCAACTCTTCTTAGTTTATCTAATATATTTTCTTTATTATTATCAGTATTTTTGTATGAAACAGATATGTCATTAAAATCATTATTAGGCTGATTTATAGTGTTTTCTTTTTTTAGAGTTTTTGCTTTATATTCCTTATATAATTTATCTAAGTCTTCAATATATTCTATTTTGTTATTTTCTATTTGCTCATCATTATTATTATTTAACTCTCTAAATTTTTTCTCTCTATTTTTATATATGTTTTCAAGTATAATACTCTCATCATAATCATTATTGATGCTATTTTGAGCTTTCAAAAAATTTTCTGTTGTATCATAATAATTAACACTATCCTCATAAGCAGCCTTTTTAAAATCTGATTTTTTGGCTCTATTAATGCTAAAATCCCAATCAATATTTTCTATAGCCTCATGAACATTTTTATTATATTCATCATCATATTGTTTTAATTCATTATATTGATTGAAACTGTCTTCTTTTTTTTTTATATCTGTTTTTATGTTATTTCCAAATGCAGCCTCAAATAAAGAATTGCCCATATCCTCTTCTTGGTATTCTATTGTATTAACATTAATTCTTCCATAATTATCTCTTTTCAAATTATTTAAACTCTCAACCATATAATCTAATTCTTTGTTTTTAGCATCATCAAAATCATTTCTCTTATTGAAAAAGTCTTCCATTATGTTTTCATTTTTATTATCATATTTATTATTATATTTTTTATCAAATAAATCATAATGATTAAAAGATATTTTTTCTATAAATGGAGTATTATTAAACTCAAAATCAGATACTTCTTTTTTGCTAAATATAGGTAAATAGTCTATAGAGGAACTTTTATTATTATTTTCTTTTTTATAATTTTTTTCATCTCCATCTTTCTTTATTTCATCTTCCATCATTTTATATTTTTTCATCTCTTCTTTTTTAGTCTTTATCGTGTCAGATATTTTTCTCTCAACATCTTTTAAATCTATTTTTTTTACCATATCTTTGCAATAATTAACTAAATCAAGCAATGAAATTTTAGCAAATACTATTATAGTGATAAGCAGCATGGCAGAAGTTATTATAACAGAGCCAATATTTCCAAATAATGAAGCAAGTGTACCTCCTATAATTTCTCCCATTATTCCGCCTTTATAATAAAATGCTCTCTCTCCAAGTAATATATCAAAAAGTATGCTGGACAACATCATCACAAATGATAAAAGAAGAGCAAACATCAAAATATTTTTAACAGAATTTTTTAATATAATATTTACTCCCGCATATACAAAAAATGCAGGTATTACAAAACAAGAAACTCCAAAAGCAGAAAATGAATACTCAGCAATATAAGCACCAAACTTACCAAGTAAATTATTTGTTGTGAGTGTAGTATTCATCTCTCCTATGTTAGCACTCAAATATGATAAAATTAATATACCTGCAAAAAGTATGCATAAAAAACCAATAATATCATATACAGGGTTTCTATTTTTATCGTTATAAGATTGATAAACATTTTTACTCTCAGCTCTTTTTTGTATGTTTAATTTTCTTTTAGTAAACATTATAAAAACTCCAGCTATCTTTAAGCATTAATAAAATATATATACACAGCTAAACCAACTATTATGCAGTAAAAACTAAAGTAATAAAGCTTTCCTTTTTTAAGAAAAGACATCAAAAACTTTAATGCAATAACTCCAAATATAAAAGAAGTAGCAAGTCCTACTATCACATAAGTAATATTAAAGTCTGTTAAATCTTTTAAAGAAAGAAGCAAAGCACCAAATATAGCAGGTAAAGATATTAAAAAAGAAAATCTTCCCGCAAAATCCCTATTAAGCCCCAAAAATAAAGCCGTACTTATAGTCATACCCGACCTTGATATTCCTGGAAAAACAGCTATAGCCTGAGCAAAACCAATCAATAAAGCATTATAATAGGTAGTTGTAAGGGCATCTTTATTAATTCCTCTGTCTGCCTTTTTTGTAAGAAGCAGTATAGAACCAGTTATAATGAGATTAAGTCCAACCCTTTGAGTATCTATATTACTTAAATATTTCTCTAAAAATAATCCAACTATAGCAACAGGTATTGAAGCAATAATTACCATAAGCCCAACTCTGAAACCCTCATTATTTTTGCTTGAATATTTAACATCTTTTAATCCAGAAAAAAAACCAACTATTGCATTAATAATATCCTTACGAAATACCAAACAAGTAGCTAAAAAAGTACCAAAATGAAGTGCTATTTCAAAAGATAATATATTTTCTGTATTAAACTGAAGAAAATATTCTGCTATTCTTAAATGTCCAGAACTAGATACTGGCAAAAATTCAGTAACCGCTTGAATAAATCCTAATATAATTGCTTTTACCATTAAAAAACTACCCCTATTGTTTATATATTGTTTACATAATACTATTATAATTCTCGGATAGTTTTAAAAAAACAATACAAAAAAATTATGTAAACTCTAATTAATATTGTAAATATATTATATTTTTTATAATAGCTTTTTATAAAGTGTAGTATAATAAACATATTTTTATATTATTTTACTATTATTAAAAAAATATAATCTTAATCAAAAATATATTATTTATTGACTATTTTTTTATTTTTGTTTATAGTAATTAGTATGAATAAAGTAATAAATTCAAATCTATTGTCAAAAGATTTTTATATAAAGCAAAAAGAAATATTTATATCATTTTTAAAAAGGGTAGCAGACTTTACTCCAAGTGTTTTGGTAGGGCTTTTTATTCTTGTTATAACAGCAAAACTTTATGGAAGAGAGAACTCTACTATTGGTGTTGTGAGTATATTTATATGTGGATTAATGCGTCAAAGTTTCACAGCATCAAATTATCCTCTCGTAGCTTTTAGAATACTTTTGCTTGGGTTTATAGCTACCATTGCAGAACAAAATATTTTTTTAATAATAATACTTAATTTTGTAGTACCTTTTTTAATAGTGTTTTTATTATCTGATGATTTTGTTCCGAGGGGATATTTTATATATGGTTTTGCTTATGTGATATTTCAAGCTTATAATATACCAATAGAAAATATACATCTTAGAATGGAATCTATTGGTTTTGCTCTAATCATTATATTTATATTCTTATCATTAAACAAAATACTTACTAAAAATAATAATAATGCTTTGGCCTCAAAATGTATTGGCATTATAAACAAAAAATTACTCTTACTATGCAGCAAAAAGTGTGATTTAAAAAAGATAGACGATTTGTTTTCTACTATTAAGCTATATACATCTTCTATATATACAGATTCATTAAAAAGAAACTCTATTATGAGCAATAAGAATATTAATGATTTTGAGTTTGTATTATTTTTGGAAGAAATCAATCAATTAATAGAAAAAGAGTATAAGAACATTAATAATTTAATAGATAGTGATTTTAATTATTTTTCTAATTTACATAAGCTTTTAGAAAATATTAGAGAGTTTTTAAAAAATGATATTACCAAAAAAGAAGAAGAGTTTAATTCTATAACAAAACAAATAAAAACTTTTAATGATAATCATACTATTAGCGATGAAAATAAAAATTATGAGTGGCTTTATGTATTAAGAAAGCTTGATAATATACTGCATAATATGTTTGAGAATAGGGCTGATGATTTA from Brachyspira pilosicoli includes:
- a CDS encoding dicarboxylate/amino acid:cation symporter, which produces MKSSFWKNYKFPILLVSGVVIGSILGIILKEKATVLKPFGDIFINILFTVVVPLIFLSITNSIIQMDNMKRLGKIVASMFIVFIITGLIAATIMIITVRVFNPAEGFTMPITQVEEPNPPKVSEQLVKMVTVTDFKDLLSISNMLPLIVFSLFFGFSIKLVGEKAKPLIPVIEAATLALMKLVSIIMYYAPIGLGAYFANLVGKFGPELIGTYARACAVYYPAAFLYFFIFFPIYGYIAAGKYGVKSMKHLITPMITSLSTQSSIATLPINLEASEKIGVSEDVRNIVLPIGATAHMDGTCLSGILKIAFLYGVFGMNFTGIDVWIGSIIFVVLAGMANGAIPGGGLISEMLIVSIYGFPPEAFPLIATIGILVDPPATMVNSVGDNVAGMLVSRIVEGKEWFKQKITQA
- a CDS encoding MalY/PatB family protein; the encoded protein is MTIEEFNSKYLVNREGTNSQKWETKKDRRFKVDGLIPMWVADMEFRAPDEVIEALKKRISHGVFGYTVLWDSYFEAFFNWQKSKYNIDLEEEWINFSTGVVTALYWLVNAFTNKGDSVVILTPVYYPFHNAVKDNERNLIKCELKNDNGVFSIDFEKLESDIVKNNVKLMIFCNPHNPAGRVWTDEEIDKTFDICKKHNVYIISDEIHQDINLGVRPFISALSIKNKDKYLDRLIVLSSASKTFNLACLLNSHIIIPDEKMREKYNKYVNTVNRTELSLLGMVATEAAYKYGSDWLDGLLKTLKRNYEYIRDELKTKVPEIITSPLEGTYLPFIDLRNVVNPDRVKEFIQDDCKIAIDFGEWFSDNCKGFIRVNIATDFKYIEEFVNKVTSQLKNKNYK
- a CDS encoding dicarboxylate/amino acid:cation symporter; the protein is MNILRNYKFSFILILGMLAGSIIGAIFGEKAAILQPIADIFLNLLYCCVVPMIFVSLVYSISNMENTNKLGKVLGIMIVIFLLAEIIAAIYMLIITIIFNPAEGANIAMNETITNMTSNSNILAMFTVNDFPLLWSRQNLMALIVFAMLIGIATVKVGEVGKPVVKFFGSLTSIISKVVSYVMYIAPIGLGAFFATLVGQNGAALSGPLSRALIIYFIAAIVFYFVSNTVFAYLAAGIKGIKLFWKYIIPPSLVSLGTCSSAATIPTNLIAGKNIGIPDDINDLTIPMGCNLHKSGATLITILKITFMCSMFNINILEPQNIITAILVSVLASSVMGAIPAGGYVGEIFIISAFNFPPESIPIMVLIGTITDAPATTINATNDVGAGMLLARIFKGKNWIKDN
- a CDS encoding HEAT repeat domain-containing protein gives rise to the protein MLKKIFISTLVLVFSVTTIFAQETAQTTTDTTAQDSNNTTGEKPREQLDQNFVDALVNQDEELLINAIETGSPSVKALCFEALSKKGVTSDSAIRTINRYVGYGLGTSTSSNADSTVRYQALQAAKIAKSETSVDYISQMLFAEQETFNIIAAVQALGDIGSEKAVPALLFQLRLGRTQGIVYEVAVALGKIGSPMALGDLIDLSQDDQYFLAIRQAAIDAIKNIKPAANNNTQQNNQTTETTQQ
- a CDS encoding DNA translocase FtsK 4TM domain-containing protein; translated protein: MFTKRKLNIQKRAESKNVYQSYNDKNRNPVYDIIGFLCILFAGILILSYLSANIGEMNTTLTTNNLLGKFGAYIAEYSFSAFGVSCFVIPAFFVYAGVNIILKNSVKNILMFALLLSFVMMLSSILFDILLGERAFYYKGGIMGEIIGGTLASLFGNIGSVIITSAMLLITIIVFAKISLLDLVNYCKDMVKKIDLKDVERKISDTIKTKKEEMKKYKMMEDEIKKDGDEKNYKKENNNKSSSIDYLPIFSKKEVSDFEFNNTPFIEKISFNHYDLFDKKYNNKYDNKNENIMEDFFNKRNDFDDAKNKELDYMVESLNNLKRDNYGRINVNTIEYQEEDMGNSLFEAAFGNNIKTDIKKKEDSFNQYNELKQYDDEYNKNVHEAIENIDWDFSINRAKKSDFKKAAYEDSVNYYDTTENFLKAQNSINNDYDESIILENIYKNREKKFRELNNNNDEQIENNKIEYIEDLDKLYKEYKAKTLKKENTINQPNNDFNDISVSYKNTDNNKENILDKLRRVANENKQLKEMYDREHGKIKRGTNNNEQLNYSEQTTNKSSHFEFPMGYASKRAYRREDHIPNYNNNNIIDDDSILNCFDLDEEELYNVDKSYNDIEDVKIKDNLREQHNFSNDSKYYDNTSNNNEEEYDVEKELQKYAEKLNSIEDIKNDNETNSGFINIESEKKVNTLKEPQKPILYKNHKNDFDLIQSNFDSKYVDKHYKAPPFDLLNRSIPVNDNAMLESIKQTAIQLENTLLDFNIEAKVTGVSRGPVITRYELELAAGTRVSKISNLTDNIALALASESVRIIAPIPGRSVIGIEIPNKVRNAVFLRDVLESSDFRQSKLDIPFVLGKGIYGNNVVSDMSEAPHLLVAGTTGSGKSVCLSTIILSLLYKFRPDELKFIFVDKKRVELSIYNGIPHLMSPVVSDEKKATIVLRYIVDIMEKRYERMERFFVRNVKTYNEKVKQLLKEGETEFNGEPLELFPYIVLVIDELHNLMVVASKEVEDLISRLAGMSRAVGIHLIIATQRPSADVVTGVIKANLPTRIAFQVPNKTNSRIIIDMSGAEQLLGKGDALFCASGSQMPERVQGAFVSDNEVKKVVDYLSGEMSPMFDESLIAALEGSDDDKNTDEEDILDEELWEDAVELVARTGKASASFLQRRLKIGYNRAARIVEIMERQGIVGPENGSKPREVLITLDDR
- a CDS encoding undecaprenyl-diphosphate phosphatase, with product MVKAIILGFIQAVTEFLPVSSSGHLRIAEYFLQFNTENILSFEIALHFGTFLATCLVFRKDIINAIVGFFSGLKDVKYSSKNNEGFRVGLMVIIASIPVAIVGLFLEKYLSNIDTQRVGLNLIITGSILLLTKKADRGINKDALTTTYYNALLIGFAQAIAVFPGISRSGMTISTALFLGLNRDFAGRFSFLISLPAIFGALLLSLKDLTDFNITYVIVGLATSFIFGVIALKFLMSFLKKGKLYYFSFYCIIVGLAVYIYFINA
- a CDS encoding FUSC family protein gives rise to the protein MNKVINSNLLSKDFYIKQKEIFISFLKRVADFTPSVLVGLFILVITAKLYGRENSTIGVVSIFICGLMRQSFTASNYPLVAFRILLLGFIATIAEQNIFLIIILNFVVPFLIVFLLSDDFVPRGYFIYGFAYVIFQAYNIPIENIHLRMESIGFALIIIFIFLSLNKILTKNNNNALASKCIGIINKKLLLLCSKKCDLKKIDDLFSTIKLYTSSIYTDSLKRNSIMSNKNINDFEFVLFLEEINQLIEKEYKNINNLIDSDFNYFSNLHKLLENIREFLKNDITKKEEEFNSITKQIKTFNDNHTISDENKNYEWLYVLRKLDNILHNMFENRADDLEIEKEFYLKFRIIRKEFNINKCHFRFALKMGIIMCISFTIRYFLPDKIAIRGYWLPILSYIMMYPFYEDVKANLKINLIGNIIGVLIFGAVFRYMPYYMIIPFIGLCFVLSLASINTLFKKIYGTMSALISSFPYMTKLLSTSSRVGFIMIALFIVWLFDNFIMKTESHKGMVDKISELIEIDTMIINQMKRVINSEDTSSYLYEILLKAYMIKNNIIIHEKNQTKYKGTPITDSLIEANRKFIVEAEQLIYLLKKYNRKEDKNNMLMFIENISFILENIAKLFKNEIDDFNSKDLKEPIKTDSYIFYRLQNCFDSINSVNASIKDNINNIF